tatggacactcaaacaaacaaacaaaagcacaaactctgctcaaaccagatttgccaAAAGCCTTCTTTTATCTAGCTTATTAGCTCTGCTGCTCACTTGCGGTATTGATCTCATTTGTAGCTGTTATGTACTCATTTCCAGTcatataaattacaagcaatctgcaatattagccACTTTCCCTtgtcatttatatttccaagcaaccttgtcatttacatattgttctatctctccatataagtaaagtccttatttttaaggcaaagaaagaaccttgatttgagcaactcccactcaaatggcacaatctcttgatttgaagtcaaaaggcgcaacctcaatcattcaaatcccgtctactagcggcatctagtagtggcacgcccgcacccaccaatctcgtatgtgCAGTAAATCCCCGACTTGCCCGCAAGGCCCCATGGCGGATTTAGGGAGCGAacaggttccaccataaaatcaatcgGCAATAGAGGGAGTAGCCCAACTACTTTTAAGCACATGCAAATCTCTCTTTTTCTTAATGTGGAATTAATTCTTAACATATTAACCACTATCACGGCTCTGTTTTTGTATTGCCAATCAccactttcttttcttcctttttgaaGAGAATGATTTCGTTATaaactttattttcttcctatTTTGAAGAGAAGGATTTCATTATAAATGAGTGAATTATGTAACTGAATTCAACACAATGATTTTCTGTTGCACATGCTTGTTATTTATGGCCTACGGATTAAacgaattaaaagaaaattgaggtACAAAAGAAAGCAAGAGTGCAAAATGAGTGAAAATGTGTCTACTACCGATTAAGAGCAACTTCATCCCTAAAAAATGAGTTGGCCCAAAGTCCATTTAATCCAcccaaatgaatagtaattgactccaatgaacagtaattggcCAAGTACATCTCTACTCCTAAAAAATGAGCTGGGCAAAAGTCTAGTCAatccatattaaattttataaaataattaaaaaaaatattttaaatttcggaTAGAAATTTTAATCAATCTtgtcatgccacgtgtcatttccGAAAATACAATTTTTGTGAAAATGGttgaagtgtgtgtgtgtgtgtgtgtgtaaatcttttattttaaaatgaaatCCAACAGCCTAAATGTGGACACGTGGCCCTTAAGATTCTGACTTTTTTTAACACTTGAATGCGCACCCTGAATCCCACAtgccaacggtaaaaaaaaaaggaaattcacaTAGCTGACGCCAGTCTGGCGTCATGTAAGCCGGTCTCTTGCTCAATCTATTATGTGCTGACCTTAAAGCTGGCTTCCACGTTGGGCCAACCTATTGGGTGGGGTGGAGTGGGTTGTTAGAGGTGGAAGTGCTGTAAAcgaattaaaagaaaaacctaCGACAGTCCTCCCTCAAAAAGAGACAAACAAgaaaacatcatacattcatgTTCCGTTGCATGTTCAAGGCCTTGCAGCAAGGTTGCACGAAAAATGTGTGTTCCTTTTTCAAAAGGGAATCTGAAGCATGTCATTAATTTGATCCGTAAATGGTTAATTGTCCTCCGAATATTAATATGCTTACAAAGCTCCCAACAGAAACAGGACAAACATCAAGAGAAAAGACCATGGAACACGGTCAATCGGATGCCAGGAAATTGCAGCACATCATCAGTTATTCAGACACAAGAAGAAAACCAACCAACCAAACATACGAGAAAGGTAACGATTGATTTGAAACAATTCTGACAACTAGCAAACAATCTAGTTAATACTGTTACaataaaggaaaaacacttaGCCAAAAGATGAGAGATCAATAAGCGTACATAGCAAGGCACATAAGTTCACGTACTTGTATTTCAACCTATCAAGCCAATTACCCACCTTCCACCGTAATTAAAGTCATCTTTTGTTGCTTTGAGTACCTCTACAAACCCttgtgagagattttttagtgtaaccAACACACGAgttggtacatcacgtgtcactatacaaatggtgagatatgtgtgttaaaaagttaataatttaaaaaataaaatttttcactacttacataaaaacacgtctTGTGCTcccgtcacaataaaaaatttatcccTTCACTGGTTGAAATTAGAGGTAGAAGAGAACTACTGCCTCCAACCAATCACGGGATCACCATCAATAAGACAAAGGCTGCCCTCGCAAATCTTTGCATCAAAGCGAACTGGCAGACCGCAAATATTATCTTGGTATCCAATTTTTCCCTttaaatcaaaccaaacaaatgCTTCCTCGTCCTCCTTCAAAAGAACCATTTCACCGTTCTTTGAAAAGACCAAAGGTGGGCAATAGTTAAGCAACCaagtcatagtttcctttttaaTAGAATACAGAAGGGTCCAAGGTCCTCCAAAATCCTTCATAATCCAAACATCATTTCCGGTGTCCCAATCATGAACATAAACACATAGAGAGCCCACTAAAACCTCCAACTCCATGACGGTACTGTAATCCTCATCCACCGGGGTGTCAAACTCCCGATACTTTTCAGTAGCAAGATCAAGGGTCAGAATTATGAATCGATACATATCTAATCTGTTCGGCATTAGCCAACACAGAGCACCATTTAAAAACTCCAGCGCCGTGTCATACACATTCAGTGTACTAAAATCATTGCGAGGCAAGTTCTTGATCCTTTTCCATGAGTTCAATATGAGGCTATATTATAAATACTATCCTCAGAACTCACAAAGACTCCCTTACTAAGCTCCGCAATTCGCAAATGTTTAAAGTCATCATAAACTGAATCATACCCGAACCCTAGGGATATATGTAAATCTGATGATGGCTGCTGCTGCTCAATGGCTGGGAGGGGAATCATCTTAAACTTTTGAATTGACGGGTTCCACAAAGCGACATTCGTACGGAGACTATTGCAAATGCAAACCACTCCATGAATCGAGCACCCCAGTATCTGATACCTCTCAGGGGATTTCAACGGCCGCTCAATTTTAACGACTGTCCGGAACGTTTCGCTGCCGTTGACAGCCGATGAAAAATAATCTAATGAGGGGGAGCCAATTGACCTGACTAA
This region of Malus domestica chromosome 07, GDT2T_hap1 genomic DNA includes:
- the LOC114825815 gene encoding F-box protein CPR1-like, with product MSDFPPELLFDILSRLPPKDLIRFLSVSKAWNAIIRHHHFIKAHLQRSIQTNSFRTILVRSIGSPSLDYFSSAVNGSETFRTVVKIERPLKSPERYQILGCSIHGVVCICNSLRTNVALWNPSIQKFKMIPLPAIEQQQPSSDLHISLGFGIKNLPRNDFSTLNVYDTALEFLNGALCWLMPNRLDMYRFIILTLDLATEKYREFDTPVDEDYSTVMELEVLVGSLCVYVHDWDTGNDVWIMKDFGGPWTLLYSIKKETMTWLLNYCPPLVFSKNGEMVLLKEDEEAFVWFDLKGKIGYQDNICGLPVRFDAKICEGSLCLIDGDPVIGWRQ